Proteins encoded within one genomic window of Nordella sp. HKS 07:
- a CDS encoding ABC transporter permease, giving the protein MERVTKMIRILGLPAVIIVSAFLVIAIFGAVLRPYDPNAQSLMNINESFAWAHPLGTDHLGRDTLSRLIAGAQTTLIGVTIILIMAGCLGLVIGTISGYFGGWIDEILMRIVDFGLSVPSLVVALAIVGVFGPSYWNMIIALALAWVPIYARLTRGAVASAVNQPHIESLWVLGASRTRIISKHLAPVALGSVLIYASADAGMLALAIANLSFLGLGVQPPQAEWGQMLVSALPYLEESPRQVILPGLALTIMVVGFNLLGEAIALAKNPKPLNPRVLTARRKQFQQEALA; this is encoded by the coding sequence ATGGAAAGAGTCACAAAGATGATCCGCATCCTCGGGCTGCCGGCGGTCATTATCGTGAGTGCATTTCTTGTGATCGCCATCTTTGGGGCCGTCCTCCGTCCCTATGACCCGAATGCACAGAGCCTCATGAACATCAATGAATCGTTCGCCTGGGCGCATCCATTGGGCACCGATCATCTGGGACGCGACACGCTGAGCCGGCTGATTGCTGGCGCCCAGACGACACTGATCGGCGTGACCATAATCCTGATCATGGCCGGCTGCCTTGGCCTGGTGATCGGAACGATATCGGGCTATTTCGGCGGATGGATCGATGAAATCCTAATGCGTATCGTCGACTTCGGCCTGAGCGTCCCGAGCCTCGTGGTAGCTCTTGCGATCGTCGGCGTCTTCGGACCGAGCTACTGGAACATGATCATAGCCCTGGCGCTGGCTTGGGTTCCGATCTATGCCCGCCTGACTCGCGGCGCCGTGGCTTCTGCCGTAAATCAACCCCACATTGAAAGCCTCTGGGTGCTTGGCGCCAGCCGTACCCGGATCATTTCGAAGCATCTGGCACCGGTCGCCCTCGGATCAGTACTCATCTATGCGAGTGCCGATGCCGGTATGCTCGCGCTCGCCATCGCAAATCTGAGCTTCCTTGGGCTTGGCGTTCAGCCTCCGCAGGCCGAATGGGGCCAGATGCTGGTGTCGGCTCTGCCCTACCTTGAAGAATCGCCGCGCCAGGTGATCCTGCCGGGCCTGGCACTCACCATCATGGTTGTCGGCTTCAACCTTCTCGGCGAAGCGATTGCCTTGGCCAAGAACCCCAAACCGCTGAATCCGCGCGTCCTGACTGCCCGCCGCAAGCAGTTCCAGCAAGAGGCTCTGGCATGA
- a CDS encoding ABC transporter permease, whose translation MLRIVLNRSMSAAILIVIASIFSFMLIAAFPGNVAALIAELRGGFVSQKVVDQVAKEYHLDRPLIFRYGYWLSDVVQGDLGKSLRTGEEVSAALAKRLEPTAVLIAGGGCVTLIVALVLGFAGALWPGGLVDRFIRGVAIVNISIPKFFLAAMLIYAFGVVMNVLPTFGFRGPLSWILPSIAIGVVPGALLSRVARVSLEEVMSRPFITTAMSKGFARRRILFRDALPNIVPVVLTAFGMDLAFMAQSALIIEPIFSWQGLGAYFVEAARFRDLPVLQSCLLIFSILFIIVNLIVDLLVMIIDPLQRRAARG comes from the coding sequence ATGCTACGCATAGTTCTCAATCGAAGCATGTCGGCCGCGATCCTGATCGTCATCGCGTCGATCTTCTCATTCATGCTAATCGCTGCCTTTCCCGGCAATGTGGCCGCGCTGATAGCCGAGCTGAGGGGCGGTTTCGTTTCTCAGAAAGTCGTTGATCAGGTCGCGAAGGAATATCATCTCGATCGGCCGCTGATCTTTCGTTATGGCTACTGGCTTTCCGACGTGGTCCAGGGAGATCTGGGCAAGTCGCTGCGGACCGGCGAAGAGGTTTCCGCAGCGCTTGCCAAGCGGCTAGAGCCCACAGCCGTGCTGATCGCCGGTGGCGGCTGCGTCACCCTGATTGTGGCACTGGTCCTGGGCTTTGCCGGTGCCTTGTGGCCGGGTGGCCTCGTGGACAGGTTCATTCGCGGCGTGGCGATCGTGAACATATCGATCCCTAAATTTTTTCTGGCGGCGATGCTCATCTATGCCTTCGGCGTGGTGATGAATGTGCTGCCCACCTTTGGGTTTCGGGGTCCGCTATCATGGATCCTGCCCAGCATAGCGATCGGAGTCGTGCCGGGCGCACTTCTCAGCCGCGTCGCACGTGTCTCCCTGGAAGAAGTCATGAGCAGACCGTTCATAACGACTGCCATGAGCAAGGGGTTCGCACGCCGGCGCATATTGTTTAGGGATGCTCTTCCCAACATCGTTCCGGTCGTGCTGACGGCGTTTGGAATGGATCTGGCGTTCATGGCGCAATCGGCGCTCATCATCGAGCCGATTTTCTCTTGGCAGGGCCTGGGCGCCTATTTCGTCGAGGCGGCACGCTTTCGCGACCTCCCCGTCCTGCAGTCCTGTTTGCTGATCTTTTCCATCCTGTTCATCATCGTGAACCTGATTGTCGACCTTTTGGTCATGATCATCGACCCGCTCCAACGCCGGGCTGCAAGAGGATAA
- a CDS encoding ABC transporter substrate-binding protein → MRITRRLFLSGAAVASLTGVCGGAVPALAQDAKVLKLPLARASGNLDPQRYVGVFAVQDMIFDPLVDYTRGGKIEPALAESWTISDDAKVFTFKLRPNVTFSDGEPWNADAMKWNLERWIPKENYNWLRISANFEKLEIIDPMTVAVHFKEPTPTGLVEFSYVRPVRFLSPKAVAADGSYKDPIGTGPWKVEKDTPEGTDLVPNEKYWGEKPQLERVSLVVIPDARSRMSALRAGDIDAAGGKFIAAVSPQDATTLKSAGMTIATDVGTDTMILGFNPRRPVFQDAKVREAISLLIDREAICKSLLKGFATPTMNFYPEVIAHSGKRYDVPKRDVEKAKKLLDEAGWTGEGVRSKDGQPLNLDLVISEDAIPGSRSLGEVLQSMLSEAGLGMTLRNVDHAARHGEIPQFKYDISLFVTNGAPYDPFNSLQQFFLTTLEPGTDGHLWEDKELDPLILAAVSVPEDQRPEAFQKVYDFLHDGTRIAPLYHEMRIWTYGDRIKSFVIPPTEYEMPLPGLSLA, encoded by the coding sequence ATGAGAATCACACGACGTCTATTCTTGTCAGGTGCGGCTGTGGCTTCCTTGACGGGTGTTTGCGGTGGCGCTGTTCCGGCCCTTGCGCAAGACGCCAAGGTCCTCAAGCTTCCACTGGCGCGGGCTTCCGGAAACCTGGACCCGCAGCGCTATGTTGGCGTGTTTGCTGTCCAGGACATGATCTTCGATCCGCTGGTCGATTATACAAGGGGCGGCAAGATCGAACCAGCGCTCGCCGAATCCTGGACGATCAGCGACGATGCCAAGGTATTCACATTCAAGTTGCGGCCAAACGTGACCTTCAGCGACGGCGAGCCGTGGAACGCCGATGCCATGAAGTGGAATCTGGAAAGGTGGATTCCAAAGGAGAACTATAACTGGCTTCGGATATCGGCGAACTTCGAGAAGCTCGAGATCATCGACCCGATGACAGTGGCCGTCCACTTCAAGGAGCCGACGCCGACGGGCCTGGTTGAATTTTCCTACGTTCGGCCTGTCCGCTTCCTCAGCCCGAAAGCGGTTGCCGCCGATGGCTCCTACAAGGATCCGATCGGGACCGGTCCGTGGAAAGTCGAGAAAGATACACCGGAAGGGACCGATCTGGTTCCGAATGAAAAATATTGGGGCGAGAAGCCGCAACTTGAGCGGGTGAGCCTGGTCGTCATCCCCGATGCGCGCAGCCGCATGTCGGCGCTCCGCGCCGGAGATATCGACGCGGCCGGAGGAAAGTTCATCGCGGCGGTAAGCCCGCAGGATGCAACCACGCTCAAATCCGCCGGCATGACGATCGCCACCGACGTCGGGACGGACACGATGATACTCGGATTCAACCCGCGCCGGCCCGTATTCCAGGATGCCAAGGTACGTGAGGCCATCAGCCTGCTGATCGACCGTGAGGCGATCTGCAAATCGCTGCTCAAGGGCTTCGCTACACCGACGATGAACTTCTATCCTGAAGTCATCGCACATTCCGGAAAACGGTATGACGTTCCGAAACGGGACGTCGAGAAGGCCAAGAAGCTGCTGGACGAGGCCGGCTGGACGGGCGAGGGGGTTCGCTCAAAGGATGGGCAGCCGCTCAATCTGGACCTCGTGATTTCGGAAGATGCGATCCCCGGCTCGCGCTCGCTGGGCGAAGTTCTGCAAAGCATGCTTTCGGAAGCGGGCCTCGGGATGACATTGCGCAATGTCGATCACGCGGCGAGGCACGGTGAAATCCCGCAGTTCAAATACGACATTTCCCTGTTCGTCACCAACGGAGCACCCTACGATCCGTTCAATTCCCTCCAGCAATTCTTTCTCACCACGCTGGAGCCCGGGACTGACGGGCATTTGTGGGAAGACAAAGAGCTTGATCCGCTGATTCTTGCTGCCGTCAGCGTGCCGGAAGATCAGCGGCCGGAGGCGTTCCAGAAAGTGTACGACTTCCTGCATGACGGCACGAGGATCGCTCCGCTTTATCACGAGATGAGAATCTGGACCTATGGCGACCGGATCAAGTCCTTCGTCATCCCTCCGACCGAATATGAGATGCCCCTGCCGGGCTTGTCTCTCGCTTAA
- the hutC gene encoding histidine utilization repressor: MKRRKPQSKPVSGAVSERILRDIEHHILSGIWAPGHRIPFEHELMIEYDCSRMTVHKVISALSTRGLVTRRRRAGTFVSAPQIEQSLLELRDFETQARLAGLLYRYELIERKIAPANELEAKSLDLPVGHKAIKIRALHRINELPVALEQRVINPHAIPSALEESFEDVAPGTWLLKMVPWTEAEHLIGAMPADKATAKLLQVAEGSACLVLDRHTWRSGMPVTEVRLIHPGDRYHFIGRFQPMAAGAVNRNGKERKTKGGITRALHLMR; this comes from the coding sequence GTGAAACGAAGAAAGCCGCAGTCAAAGCCTGTTAGCGGAGCCGTTTCTGAACGGATTCTGCGGGATATCGAACATCACATACTATCTGGCATCTGGGCACCGGGTCACCGCATACCGTTCGAGCATGAGTTGATGATCGAGTATGACTGCTCGCGCATGACGGTGCACAAGGTGATCAGCGCGTTGTCGACGCGTGGTCTTGTCACCCGCAGGCGGAGAGCAGGGACATTTGTCTCCGCCCCTCAGATCGAACAGTCTCTGTTGGAGCTGCGCGATTTCGAAACCCAGGCCAGGCTCGCGGGTCTCCTCTACAGGTATGAACTCATCGAGCGCAAGATTGCCCCGGCGAACGAACTGGAAGCAAAGAGCCTTGACCTTCCTGTTGGCCACAAGGCCATTAAAATAAGGGCTTTGCATCGCATCAATGAACTTCCCGTCGCACTTGAGCAGCGCGTGATTAATCCGCATGCAATTCCCAGTGCGCTGGAAGAAAGCTTCGAAGACGTTGCACCCGGCACCTGGTTGCTCAAGATGGTGCCGTGGACGGAAGCTGAGCATCTTATTGGCGCGATGCCGGCAGACAAGGCTACGGCGAAGCTTCTTCAGGTAGCAGAGGGTAGCGCCTGCCTTGTCCTTGACCGCCATACATGGCGATCGGGAATGCCGGTCACGGAAGTTCGGCTCATACATCCCGGCGACAGATATCATTTCATCGGACGATTTCAGCCAATGGCGGCAGGCGCCGTCAACCGAAATGGCAAGGAAAGGAAGACGAAGGGTGGTATCACGCGCGCTCTCCACCTAATGCGCTAG
- a CDS encoding pyridoxal-phosphate dependent enzyme — MTNALEWVNSTRSLARRQRSLGPGSAPFNLYPPKTDGDECLEYPGPYPLEIEFDLSNLPAGYFARQTTSGLEQWQEILPALAPQLSLGEGGTPLIESRSLGGWAGCEVLVKDESRNPTFSHKDRLNLCTISAALAAGAPGIAVASSGNHGASAAAYAARAGIPCILITANGTSAGAQAFMRAYGAAVVSVPVETRRELLLRVVRETGYMPVSSVTERHTGNPFGPEGYKTISYELFCQLGQKAPAAVFAPTGYAELLFGLWKGFNELKSFGLIKEIPQIVACEPAARAPLAKAVGINADFAEVEAAPTNAFAIACTISSWRGHLSVSRSGGFARAVSDEEIADACAESGKAGLWPEFSAAAALAGVKQAVAAGRKFEGPVVAIQTSCGFKDPPGPGSRVPEIEPTFSALRSALSKEYGVRI; from the coding sequence ATGACGAACGCGCTCGAATGGGTGAACAGCACTAGGTCTCTGGCTCGCCGGCAACGCTCGCTTGGACCAGGCTCCGCACCATTCAACCTCTATCCGCCGAAAACGGATGGCGATGAATGTCTTGAGTACCCGGGTCCCTACCCTCTCGAAATCGAGTTTGACCTAAGCAACCTGCCGGCCGGCTACTTTGCACGCCAGACCACATCAGGCCTCGAACAATGGCAGGAAATCCTGCCGGCGCTCGCGCCGCAACTCTCCCTCGGCGAGGGCGGCACGCCTCTCATTGAGTCCCGGTCGCTCGGCGGATGGGCAGGTTGTGAAGTGCTCGTCAAGGACGAGAGCCGCAATCCAACCTTCAGTCACAAGGATCGGCTCAATCTCTGCACCATAAGTGCCGCTCTGGCCGCGGGAGCGCCCGGAATTGCCGTTGCCTCGAGCGGCAATCATGGCGCGTCCGCTGCAGCCTATGCGGCGCGTGCGGGCATTCCCTGCATCCTCATCACGGCAAATGGGACGTCAGCTGGCGCCCAGGCTTTCATGCGCGCCTATGGCGCTGCCGTCGTCTCTGTTCCGGTCGAAACAAGACGCGAGCTTCTTCTCAGGGTTGTCAGGGAGACGGGCTACATGCCGGTGAGCAGTGTGACGGAAAGACATACCGGTAATCCGTTCGGGCCTGAAGGGTACAAGACCATCTCCTACGAACTGTTCTGCCAGCTTGGACAGAAGGCACCCGCTGCGGTCTTCGCACCGACAGGCTATGCTGAATTGCTCTTCGGTCTGTGGAAGGGTTTCAACGAACTCAAATCATTCGGTCTGATCAAGGAAATTCCGCAAATCGTTGCCTGCGAGCCGGCGGCGCGCGCGCCGCTTGCCAAAGCTGTGGGGATTAACGCAGACTTCGCGGAAGTTGAGGCGGCTCCGACCAATGCTTTCGCGATTGCCTGCACCATCAGCTCCTGGCGTGGCCATCTTTCCGTGAGCAGGAGTGGCGGCTTTGCGCGGGCGGTCTCGGATGAGGAAATCGCCGATGCGTGCGCGGAATCAGGCAAGGCGGGACTGTGGCCCGAATTCTCGGCCGCGGCAGCGCTTGCCGGCGTGAAGCAGGCAGTTGCCGCAGGACGGAAGTTCGAAGGCCCGGTTGTAGCGATCCAGACGTCCTGCGGTTTCAAGGATCCGCCAGGTCCAGGGAGTCGGGTGCCCGAGATTGAACCGACCTTTTCTGCGCTGCGGAGCGCTTTGAGCAAAGAATACGGAGTACGCATCTGA
- a CDS encoding LysR substrate-binding domain-containing protein, whose translation MRKTAGRNQKRVKEERKPAQERSAELSDHDSELSPREIEIFAAVMLHATTTRAADALNITQPAVSKALIQLARKSGFQLFRKNRQRLIPTPEAHMLYAEVKRVFESARSISRAARDIRELRRGRLSICALPAFGLTLLPSIISSFARLHPALAISLDIRSSVTVIQRAGRNQLDIGIGVTSSEETPSIARRTLTSTPPVCVMPVGHPLSRLKVVQAEDLDGLDFVSMAPGDPVRQQLDALCEERGVKRSLKVDVSLSSACLSLVACGVGVSVVDRLSAWMAKDLPIEIRDFHPHLDLSLSVYRPWGVMASTIADAFTDHLVLSTRSYLDAVDAGIKDLARS comes from the coding sequence ATGCGCAAGACCGCCGGGCGGAATCAAAAGCGTGTGAAGGAGGAGCGAAAGCCGGCTCAAGAGCGCTCCGCTGAACTTTCAGACCACGACTCTGAACTTTCCCCGCGCGAAATCGAGATTTTCGCGGCTGTCATGTTGCATGCCACCACAACCAGGGCGGCGGATGCCCTGAACATCACCCAGCCTGCGGTGAGCAAGGCGCTCATTCAGTTGGCCAGGAAATCCGGATTCCAGCTATTCAGGAAGAACCGGCAGCGTTTGATCCCTACGCCGGAAGCTCACATGCTATATGCCGAGGTGAAGCGGGTTTTTGAGTCTGCTCGAAGCATTTCGCGTGCAGCTCGGGATATCCGCGAGTTGCGCCGCGGCCGGCTTAGTATATGCGCGCTGCCAGCATTCGGACTGACCTTGCTTCCCTCGATCATTTCGAGCTTTGCACGGCTACACCCCGCTCTTGCGATCTCCCTCGATATCCGCAGTTCGGTGACAGTAATCCAGCGAGCCGGCCGCAATCAGCTGGATATCGGTATTGGAGTAACGTCGTCCGAAGAAACACCTTCGATTGCAAGGCGGACGCTGACCTCGACACCGCCGGTGTGTGTCATGCCAGTCGGACATCCCTTGTCGAGGCTTAAGGTGGTGCAAGCTGAAGATCTCGACGGCCTGGATTTCGTTTCCATGGCGCCGGGTGACCCGGTGCGCCAGCAATTGGACGCCCTGTGCGAGGAGCGTGGCGTCAAACGCTCCTTGAAAGTCGACGTCAGCCTGTCCAGTGCCTGTCTAAGTCTGGTCGCGTGTGGCGTGGGCGTTTCAGTCGTTGACCGTCTCTCAGCCTGGATGGCGAAAGACCTGCCTATTGAGATCAGGGACTTCCATCCGCACCTTGATCTGAGCCTTAGCGTATACCGGCCTTGGGGTGTCATGGCATCAACGATTGCCGATGCCTTCACTGATCATCTTGTCCTGAGCACGCGAAGCTACCTTGATGCCGTGGATGCTGGCATCAAGGATTTGGCGCGGTCCTGA